The genomic segment GAAGATGGACTGACGTCACGGTATTCAGACGAGCCAGAAGCAAGAATCACTGCAACTGAGTCTGGCTCTCAGTCGAGACGTTTGAAAGACAGCCGCTCACGCGTTATACTCATGAGAGAAGTCGGCTGACGGATTAGCTTgttcgctatttttttttttttttatcgcgaCGTGTTTCATTCAAGATCCTTTTCACGCTGAGGTCTTACGGAGGTTTCTGACATGAACACCGGGCCAGCTGTCGGGAAATTCTGCGTAAGTAGAAACGCTTGAAATGCTGTACAATCTATGTTTGTGTTCTAATGGTAAGTATTCCAAATTAACTACGGGGTGGGGGTGAAAGGTCAAGTTAGGACAGCGGCAGTATTTCCCAGAATATTTAGGACAATATTAAGTGTCGTCTGTCTCCTCGCGTTAGCCATTTAGCTTGTAGAGCGTTAAATGCGCGGTGTTTGACGCCACACtagcaaacaaaaatgtcaccccaAAACATTATAAAGACTGGAATAATGATCATTCATCTCAGTGTGGTCACAAATTCGAATTTTCAGTACAAAATCTGGGTTTGTTTGACAGAACACAACGCTGTTCTCCATACTGGCAGGACGCCATGACTTGTATGAATGGCAACAGGTGGATGGTGTACCTTCTGCCCTCTAATGCAACAAGAGCATTGGAATTTTTGTGCTAGTCATTATATGTCCCAAGCACAGATAGATTATTGAAGATTATATTTAAGAAATGTTTTCCATAGTCTGTATTCCTGTTCTCCATCATACAAAATGGATGACTGAGGTCAACCTGCAAATTTCACGTCTGTTTGAAAGGGGTACAGTGAAAAACCAGAGCTGGGATGTGAAGTTTTGTTCAAATTGTCAACTAAATACCTGATTGTGGCACGCTGCAAGATAAAAACGTCGTACGACCAGGAATTCTCATAAAAGTAAACGTGACACCCGATGGACCTAAAGCAAATTTTAACGCAACAACTGGTAGCTGGTGGTTGCCAACAAGGGAAGTCCAATGTAATGAACGGATACGCTAGTTGCAAGAACAAAAAGAatcaacaagaacaaaaaatatcTTTACATAAGATGAATGTATATTGAGGTAAGGAACAAGGATTTAACAATGCACAATGACAACCTGTTGACATAAAACAAAATAGCGAACCAGGACATGGATGACTGATATAACAAATCCCGACTCATCACAAACTAACCAAGTTGCGACCATGAGGAATTTTTGTCTTAGCAACCAACGCTAACTGTAGCAAGCTACAAATGCCTGATTTTAACATTTAAATGTCACCCGTAGTTTGTGACGGCTGACTGAGTGACGGTTAACCTCAACTGTAAGCATAAAAAATTGTGACATTTGAAACAACAGATGACAAGCCACAACAAGTCACTACTGTTTTTTCCTCACATTATAACATACAAGGTGTTTAGTACTTCACCTGAGCAAGCAATTTTTCTCTTTCTTTATTTGAATACAACATAACAAACGATAATTGGCGACTTGAAACAATTGTAACAATCGTTCACATTGTTCCGACTAAAGCATTGTTACTCTGCGATTCCCAACTTTTGAGTCCAGATTAGCATGCGCTAATAGTTACATTATATCGAGTGGACTGTCTGCGACACTGTGACACTTTCCCCCCTACATCAACCCCCCCATGTCAGGCAGCAACGTCACTGTTTATCTTTTGTGTAAACCTCAGTACATTCTGGAAGAGGCCTTGCCAAGTGGCCTTgttgctggggggggggggggttactgcGAGGAAACAGGACCCCCACCCTTGATCCACCCACACACAGCGATTCTGCCGGCAGGCTAATCCCCcccactcacatacacacagataGCGCGCCTACGTGCTTGGCTGTCCCGTCCATTTCCTGTACGCGCATGCCACAATATTAGGGGGCATCAGTTGCAACTGTAAACTTGGTGCTTATCTCTTGTGTCTGCCTGGGTGTGGTTTCACACAGGAAATGAAGGCACCCCCTCTCCCCACCACATGTCCACTACCCCCATCTCACGGTACAGAAAAGGGCAAGACGGACATCTGGGACAAGTTCAGGCCAAAGCCTAGCATAGCTTATCGGCGCCGCGTAGTATGATGCAACCGGCCGGCAACGCCTGGCGCAGGTGCTCATTCAATGCAATGTAGTGGTGGGGTGGTTGCTGAGGTGACCTGTTCAGCCAATCAGAGAGGGGCTGACTCACTCGAGCAAGCGTCACCTGTTCAGGTGTGCCCGGGCAACGGCggcagcgcaaattccagagcaagGCGGGATGATGTAAACAAGTGAAGCAACCAGTTGACCCGTTGAGATGTTAGTCAGCATGACGCATGGAGTTTATTCGTGAAATCTACTGATCACTGTTAATTATCAACACAAGTTTGTACAGTTACTATATATAGAAGAGCTACTATTGTTTTGTTGGGCAGTCTAGAAAGCAATGTTATGCTAGTAGCTGTTGATAAAAGCTGTTGTTGTCTGTTGTTGACGATTAATCGTGCATTTGTCAGGATGATCAAACGAATGACACTTTTGCAAGCCTCACTGTCTGTTGAATCTCATGCATTCCTTTTTCCCCTCTCTGATATAATTGGGAAAATATACCGAATTTATTGAGTATACATAGTATTTGGAACTCCACAAAAATACTTCTGCAACAGAATCGTATTTTCGTTCATGGAAAATGTCACATTGTTGCCCCGATGCCTTTGTGACGTCAGCCGCGCCGGCACAAAGGCTCACTTTGATGGCGCTAATGTAATTTGCCAGGGCAAAGCCGAGTCTCCGTGCGCATTCTTCAATCTATTAGTCAGCCCCTCACGTTGGCGGCGGCGTCCTCTCCCACCTCCCTCTTCTCATTCTCCTCCTCGACACACCGCCAGCCGTCTTGTGAGCGGCCGCTCGGGCCTAATCGAGATTGGACAAGGCGCCGCCCTTTGCCCCCGGGCCGCGCACATGTCTGACTGTGTGCCTACGTTGGTCAGCAGTCCTTTTGGGTCTAGCGAAGAAAACAGAAAGTCTCCCAAACTTCCCAGCAGCCTTTGCTGGCTTCATATGTTTTGCATCAGCGCGGGGGTCACGCGCCAGCCTGGACGTTCAATTAGCGTCGATTGTTTCCCGACGTCGCCTAACCTGCAAGCGACACGTGCGCGCGCACCTCCTGAGGAAACTCAAGAATGTGTGTCGCGGGGCTGCAAGTATTGCTCGGTTAAAAATATCCTACCCGGAGgatatgatgtgtgtgtgtgtgtgtgtgtgtgtgtgtgtgtgtgtgtgtgtgtgtgtgtgtgtgtgtgtgtgtgtgtgtgtgtgtgtgtgtgtgtgcgcgcaatgTGCAGGCTGTTTTGGAAGGAGGGGTGAGGGTGTGGGGGGGGTGACTGCCGCATGAAGCCCCTGTATTGTCTCAGCTTCCTGTTCTCCCTGAGAGGAGGGGGCCGCTGCTTTTCACACGCTCCCACACATGCTCTCCTTCTCCACGCCATTGTACTGAACATGCATACTTCAACACTTTACCGCACTTTTTACGCTAGCTAGTCGCCGCGGGAGATGCACTCCGAGTCCAAGTCACCGCTGAGACGTTGAGTGTTGTCCATGTTTAGCCCTGAGAGTCAATAAATGCTCCCACATTTCTGACTCGGGAACTCGGACTATTGTGTGTGGACCATGGGAGCTATTGTCTGAATTTCATGATGGGACGATTTATTGCAGgccaaaaaaagtttaattcCATGTGTCCGGCATTTAGGCTTTGAATCGGGCAATTTACACAAGCTGCTACGCTTCAAGATACAagccaaaatgtggaccatgacGACGTAATTGAAAGAGTTCGCTCGGTGGATTTTTGGCGCCAATCGAGTTCCAGTGACAGTTGTTTCGTAGGCCTTGATGAGGTGGACGCGGCCAAGTGCAATTAAGCACATGTTACAATTTGGATTCACACCGCAGTTACGCTCGTTACGGTCCGAGTCGTCATTCAACGCGCACGTCAATCCCGCTTTGAGTCGTCTTGTCAAGTCACAGCTGTAACGTGTTAAACATGGCCGCCACTTGGCCCGCGGGGACGTTTGGATGCTTGCCGCGCTCGCGGTTCTGGTGAGGCGACGGCGATAAGGACGGGCGAGCGTTGAGATGGCGGGACGAGGCAAGTGGCTCGTCTGTCACAATCGTTTACGAGGCACTCGTTAAGTTCTCGGCCAGTTTGAACTCCTCGGTGTGTAAAGAGGGCGTAGTTTGGTGATTAGTGGTTGGGTTGAGTCGCTGTTGACGTTGACCGCACAGCTGCCTGCTGTTTGGAAGCCAGCGGAGTTGTTTAGCTTGGAGCAACAAATCACGCCGCTAATGCTGTTTGGCTAGGCCTCAAAGGATAACTGAGTTGAATAAACTGCAGTCGCAGACTCGCGACGCTTTTTCCACTGTTTGAGTTGCAGATGAAACGTTAGGAAAGTTTGCTATCATCATTCCAGTCAGCAAAGTGACGGCGTCAGGGATTTACTAATGGGGATGCCACAAGACAAGAGCCAAAACAGTAATGCTTAAAATATGATTTATCCCCCTATGCAAACACACTCATAAATATTAGGGAAAATTTTCTGACAAAAACTTGATGGATGATACAtcagacaaaacaaaatacattaaacaaatacaataaaaaaatatgtataataTAGGACGTATGTAAATAGGCATAAAATACAgtcaataaaaaatacatacattatCTAGAGCAAATAAAATATTAGGATAAAAAAATGTGGAtggaaaaatataaacaaaaagaagttTAAAAGGAAGAATGCAAAGACATTAAACTAAAAATACAACTCAAATATTGGAACCAAATCTCAATTAAACACAAACAAGaaatacaggaaaaaaaaaaaactttacaaaAATGTGCTACTGTTTTGAAGGGCTGGAACGGATTCAtctcatttccattcatttcaaagaGGAAAATTAATGTGAGTTCTGAACGTGATCATAGAACCGATGAAACGATTCTACCAACCATGACTAGTTTCCACCTTTTAAAAGTAATCCGTGTACATGTGGTCTAACTTGAAGCTTCTGGATGATTAGCGATTAATAAGAGACGCATGATGCGGCCCTGTAATATGGAACGCATCGTCCCTGCTTACGGCTGGGCTCTGACTAAAATCCTCTGGACAATATTGGATAAATGTCTCCTTCCTTTTGTTTACCGCCAGTTTGTACAGTCAGTCGCTGAAATGACCCATTGATAAGCAGCTCTGCGGATGTCCTGTCCTCGGTGGACGAACCTTTTCCGAGGCGTCCATCATTTAATTGTGACTTTAATTGCTTGAAACTCGCACACATGCGGCATCGTCATCACAATGGCGCTCTGTGCTAAGTGGACTGGACCTCCTCCAAGGGATTGTGGTTTCTGAACCGAGGTTAGGGTCACCCCCCCTCTGCTGCCACCGCCGCCTTTGGTGCCGCCACAATGTGGCTAGCCAAAAGTGCCCACGTGTTCTCTGTTTTTGCTAGCGCAATCAAACTTGACGGCGCTAATGTGCATGTCAACTTACAAGCTGTGTTTAGAGGACGTTGCAAATGGGGAGTTGTGTTTATGAGTTGTGTTTACTTTTCCTTGCACGTCTTTTCTTTCTCCTTTCACTTAATCAGAATGACAAATGTTTTAACGCTAGCTTAGACATTAGCATGGTTATCGCAATCTACTTGCAGCGGTCTGTATTGACGTCAGTGAACTTTTCAACTCTTAACGTTGCCAGTCTGCGGTTGACTCGACAGGAGAGCGACAAATTAAAAGCTGATTGAGCATTTTTGGTGACTTTCACATCACCATTGTGACCTTAACCAGCTGCGGAGTTTAGGCTAGCTTCACCAAGTGACCGTAACATCCTGAAGAACTTTATTGCTAGCATAGCCACATTTTTATCCCATCAAGCTTGAGTGAACCAAACAGTTGTTGGACGCCCACGCTACGTCTTGCATTATTGACCGTTTCCTGCGATGGCGCACTCTGGTGTAGCGTTGCAGATCTCAAGTTCTTTTTTCCCAAGATTTTTTTCCGCAGCACACATGTGCTTCCTCGCAGATCTTTTCACGCAAGCCTTAGCTTCAGCAAGTGTTTTTGAGCCCCCCACACCACCTCCCACTGTGCTTTAAGCCTCGCTAGAGCGCCACTACCATACAACATGGCCGCCCCCATCGCCCGCCTTTCCTCTCTCTTCTGCCTGCGTCCAATGTTTGGATAGATGTAAAAGgcctgattgtgactgctcgcaGCCACTTTGGAAAGTCTGACGTGAGCAGGAGGACGaggaaggaggggaggggaagaGGTGGCGGCATGGAGTGGTTGGGGGGGGATTCGCGGGATGAGAGACTGAAGGGAAAAGTTCTTCCCAACAACAAGGCATGGCGACCTTCCAGGAGTCCCGCTCGTTCCCCCGTGGTTGGCTTTTCGCACATGGCCTCCATCTTTACTTGGCCCCCTCTACAGCTTACAAGTGCTGCCTTTGATCCCAAAATCGTTTTACTTGAGCTATGTGTTAAAATATAGGGCTTGGGTGATGGTTTGATTTTCAGTGTAAAGGTCgtcaattaaaaaaagcagtttaagaaaattatttaaaaaatatactattgtttgtaaaattttgatttatatgaccacccaaaaatatatatttttaaatatattagtGATGCAGTGATTAATTGAACCCAAATAattaaaagaaaagagagtgaaattTTGATTTTTAAGTATTATATATATTCTGTTCTCCTTTTTGGTTTTAAATAACATTAAGGACCTATTAAAtaggttttaaataaaaatttagTATTTTTGTGTGGTGATGCTGTGTGAGCCAAAATCCTCCAACGCAGCCTCTCCTTTAACCCGGCGGTGTCGCGTTGCGTCGGTGTCGCATGTCGCTCGGTTCAAAGCATCTGCGTTGGAAGAATGTGGGACATTTGAAGTCGAGACACTAAAGCGTGTTGTTGGCCCGTGAATGGGCCCTTCTCACGTTGACGAGCTGAAAAGCGTGCGAAGAAAAACGCCAGTGCCCCGGGGGGGGCCTCGCTAAAGCGGCACGGCCCAGTATTCTTCTGGGAAGCCCACCTACACAAGATGGCCATTATCTACCGCATGAATAGATAGTTGTGCTATCACGTCGGGCACCGCTCTTAGCTAACACCGGCACTCTATCAAGAGGCTGTTCGGGTCCTGAAGATtttttgtattccttttttgttctaaaaaccccaaaaaaatgaagTGAACATTCAGAGACAAATAGAAGACTAATTTGAACGCCATCGTAAATCGTCACGAGCATATGAGGCAAGGAAAATCGAAATTATTTTAGCTAACTGTGTCCCCttcaaacaaaagcatttcaattttagaaattcaaaatgcagttttgaagtgcagagacacatttttttttaaatcacagccTTTCAACACAAAATAAATTTTCTTGGCTAGTTTGATGTCGACTGGGTGTGTACTTGCTTGAAGCTTCTCCAAGCTTCATCCCacatctcaaaaactttcatatTAGCTTCATTAAAGACTGTTAATCATTCGTAGGTGTAAACATTGGTGTCCATATGTAACCTtggattgactggcaaccattAGCTCCAGGTCCCACATAACGAAAACAGATGACCTGATGGACAATGCGACTAGCGGCAGGGTAGTGACGCTTTAATTTCAATCCCACGGCAGATGTTCTGGTCAGATGTTCCTAATCAACGTGCAGATTGCGAACAGAAGGCGACCCATGAAAAATCTTCTCGCTCTTTTGATCTGATGCCACTGAAAGAACTGGTCTGTGCAACCACGTTCTATGTAAataaagttttatttatttcatttttatctcgCTGGGTTCGCCCCCTCAGATGCTGCTGGCGACGCTCCTCCTCCTCGCGAGCTCGCCGGGCCGAGCGGCCGAGCAGCCCCCCGCCGCCCAGTGGTCCGCCGCTTCAGAGAACGACTTCAGGAACGGCACCCTCCTGCGCCGCCATAGGACCTGCGTGGAGAACCAGCAGTACCACTACCAAGGCCTCTGCTGCCTCAACTGCCAGGCTGGTATGTGTGTTCTCGTCCTTGCCTTTGTGGAAAAGTAAATACATTGtaatgggtaaaaaaaaaaatactcggtaaaaaaaatctgaaaaaatgcaccatttaaaaccgctattagataaaataatacaaaaacacATGAAAGAATTGGAACACAAATGTTGGTGAAAAactacaaaacaataaaaattgtCAAATGGGGAGAAAACAGGAACTAAAGCATCATACAAAAACAGTATGGCTTTAATAAATTTGGACAGGCTCAGTGGAActaattgactaaaaacttAACTTAAAATTGAAGACAGAATCCGATACAATAAGCCAAAAATATGTTCGATTTTGACTTTTTGATCCAAGCTAGCTTGCGTTGCAGTCCAAACCAATCTTATCATAAATCTTTCCAAATGATTGACCTTGGCTACGTTTGGTGTTTTTCTGTCATCATCAGGGACGTTTGTGCAGAAGGAGTGCGAGCGTGATTACCAGCAGGGGGTGTGCGCTCCTTGCGAGGAAGGACACACTTACACGGAACATTCCAACGGCATGCACAGATGCCTGCCCTGCACGCACTGTCGACAAGGTAAACACTTGGCGTGGCCAGAAAAatctacacacccttgttcaaaTGCCAAAGTTTTTCTTAGATACAAGATTAAGATAAAGCGtttgatttgaatttttttttagtgctCTTATCTCACTCCCCCCAAGCTCACCAATCAGAAGCAACTTTCTTCTCACAGACAGGTCACGCTGAATAATCAGCTCCaagtaacaaacaaacaaacattagaTAAAAATGCAGCAGTTTACAATTTACACTTTTAGATTTCTGTTGATAGGACAATTTGATATCCAGCTACTACTCTCCCAAAAAAACTAAATGTCATTGTGATGCTAATTCCCAAATTAATTCATTAATCCTAATCTTCAGCGGGAAGTCTTCCCAGTGGACTCGCTGGATTATTGGGGAAAGTGGATCTTTggatttttcctttttcttttttccactcCCCTTCGAGACGCCTGAGCGACAATGCCAAGTGATGAAGTTACTCGGGGAAAAAGGGCGTGTCTTTTGTGGTTTTGTTGCCACTCTTCAATGAGAGAGCGTCCCAAGAGGGGGGCTTACCTTACCCGGGCCGGTCCGGGCGTGGTATCTTTGTGTCCTGCTTGAAAGGGGCAGGGGCGGGGGGGTCGTGTTACACCAGCTCGCACTTTAGGGATAATCGCTCCTCTTTGCCCGTGACTCGGAATGTTTCCACACCCAAACTACCTGGTGTTCTCTTTTCACCTGGCTGGGAAAACATCTTTGTGGTTGGATGAAGCATgtgttattttgatttttgaacaagtgtgtgtgtgtgtgtgtgtgtgtgtgtgtgtgtgtgtgtgtgtgtgtgtgtgtgtgtgtgtgtgtgtgtgtgtgtgtgtgcagacgaGAAAGAGACGGCGCCCTGCACCACCACGTCGGACACCAAATGTCAGTGCCGAGCCGAAACCTTCTGTGTTCCGGATCAGGCCTGCGAGGTTTGCAAACGTTGCGCCAAGTGAGTCTCCAACCAATCCAATCAACCGATCAAAACACAGCGATGCGATTGCTGAATAGATCGATTGACTGTTTAGGTGCAAGCCGGGTGAGGAAGAGGTGAAGAAGTGCACGCATTTTTCCAACACCGTGTGCCGAAAGCGAGACCCGGCTCCCACCAAAACACCGCCAGGCCAAACCCCGCCCACCCCTGCCTCGCCGGCAAATATATGTAAGGCCTCTCCTTTTTTCCTCAGCGACCTATCACTTTAATCAATAATCATCCTTGATGATATTGCAGGGATTCCCGTACTGAgctgcctcttcttcttcattgTGGCCGCCGCGCTGGCCGTATGGTTCGCCGTCAAGCGCTGCTCCTTCGAAGGAACATGTGAGTGCACGTCAAGGCCCGGCCGCGTTTCCGTGACGACAGCATCACTTTACTAACAGGCCGTCTTTTGACAGGCGCCAAGAGCCACTGTGACACCAGTGAAATCATCAAGATTCCCATCGTAAGTCTTAAACACTGTATTTCTATATTTTcaacattttattgtttaataGAATGCagtgtggcctttttttttttttttaaatcgactGATGACGATTAACTGTCGACCGAAtcgaacatttttgttttcttgtcaGGACGAGAGCGCCCCCTCGGCGGAGGAGTGCCAGAACACTCATAACGACGGCCTGGAGGGCGACCATTCCCGTCCGGAGTCACGTCCGCTGCTGCAGGAGACGCAGGCTGGCATGACCAACAACAAGGCTTCGCCGTCCCCGGAGGACGAGGACCGCGGGCTGGGCGACAGCTTGTCCAACACCACCAACTCATCGCAGACAAGCCTGTCGGCGCTTCCCACCGCCGCCTCGTCTGGGAACAGCccccagcagagccccgccccctgcaggATAAGCGCTTCCGCGATGGTGCGcatcaaaaagacaaaaatatctattttttattttatgtatcttTTTGTAGCCTTCTGTCTCACAGCGTCTGCTTTGTTCTCAGGAGGATCCTCTGCAGCACCGCCTGGTGCCGCTGCAAGGTAAGAAAGCCGCACTGACATTTCTCGGAATGCCACTTCACGCAAAGTGTCATTTCCAAGCCCTCGGGGGGGGCAAAGACCGAGCAAGCGAATGAAGAAGCCAATTTAAGACTTGTTTTCACTCAGTTAAACAGTTCATGTCGGTTCACAAGTTGTGTAAGCCGGTCATTTTCAAACTGGGTTAGCAAAGCCTTTATTGGCTTTGTGCTTGGAAAATGACACTGGTTGACAGATAGGaaaattgatttaaaataaattattacacAAGTCCAATTACTGtaattgttactttttttttttttttataaaaacgcTGAAGTTGAAAGTTGACCCAAATAACGCAATTTTATCCATTGCAGAGTCTGAGAAGTCACTGAAGAAGAGCTTTGACCTGTTCGATAAGTACCTGGAGTTGACGATCCACAACAAGTTCTTCCGCATGATCGGCGTGAGCGACAACCAAATCCGCCAAGCGGAGAGCGGCGTGGCCGGCGACAAAGTCTACGAGCTGCTCAAGAGCTGGATGCAGCGACAGGGCCTGAAGGCCGACATCAACGACCTGCTGCGGGCCCTGCTGGACCTAGACCAGCGACGCTCTGCCGAGAGCATCGCCTCCGAGGCGCTTAGGCGAGGCTACTACAAGCACGATCACACTCCCTGAGGGACGTCATCGCATCTCCTTGTTGGACTTACCTCGTATCGAGAGCCAGTAGTTTTTTCTTCCGAAGATGCATaagcaaccattttttttttccccacaaaagGGGTAAGTTGAGTTGCTCGGAtggatgaaaaacaaaaaagaagacaCAATATGAAGAAAGTACTCAGCGCCACCTGGTGGCAAGCACATACACTGGTCTGGCGCTTACCGCGCCTTCTCCGCCACTGGCTCAATGTCGTTACGCTAgctgtatgattttttttttttttgtcattgtcaTCTTTGATGCACTTCTTCTCACTAGCAAAATTTTGCTCGTAGTTGCGttgacattttttgtgtgtgtgtgcgttaacAAACTGATGCCCGCTGATCGACCTTTTCTGTGTAGGAATTTTCTCTCGTATGGTCTCCGAAGATTAAGTATAAGTATTCCCAAAAATACAAGATGATTCTCCTAAAATTACAACTTTTTCCCCTgaaaaattgttaaaaaaaatctaaagaaTACATTTTAATTC from the Syngnathus scovelli strain Florida chromosome 13, RoL_Ssco_1.2, whole genome shotgun sequence genome contains:
- the tnfrsfa gene encoding tumor necrosis factor receptor superfamily, member a → MNTGPAVGKFCMLLATLLLLASSPGRAAEQPPAAQWSAASENDFRNGTLLRRHRTCVENQQYHYQGLCCLNCQAGTFVQKECERDYQQGVCAPCEEGHTYTEHSNGMHRCLPCTHCRQDEKETAPCTTTSDTKCQCRAETFCVPDQACEVCKRCAKCKPGEEEVKKCTHFSNTVCRKRDPAPTKTPPGQTPPTPASPANIWIPVLSCLFFFIVAAALAVWFAVKRCSFEGTCAKSHCDTSEIIKIPIDESAPSAEECQNTHNDGLEGDHSRPESRPLLQETQAGMTNNKASPSPEDEDRGLGDSLSNTTNSSQTSLSALPTAASSGNSPQQSPAPCRISASAMEDPLQHRLVPLQESEKSLKKSFDLFDKYLELTIHNKFFRMIGVSDNQIRQAESGVAGDKVYELLKSWMQRQGLKADINDLLRALLDLDQRRSAESIASEALRRGYYKHDHTP